A genomic segment from Myxococcota bacterium encodes:
- a CDS encoding ATP-binding protein has translation MPVPPSAETDDDASLTRSRHRVQRVALAGCFAVSVWTALYQSVRGSLGFGLFGFACAALVGVVWRRLDRSPPSSRASLVIVGGIFATSFGIAVLTGGRWPGGLYFMTLVPAAAVLMLGRRQAVAWTVLTVVAIAAIGFASDGAASFPIAVDPAETTSAHFRIAVSLALIIGWVAHSYDAVREQDARDLRAATAAAKESELRFRSITEFATDMILEFDRGGRLLFANRKVGEVLGPEAMSPDALTALPFVHADDRSRLRDALATLADKGYVRADPVRVRAAGGDWRWLEIAIRAFDREDGQRRTVAVARDVTERRNLEHELVRREALAAVGSITAGMAHQVNNPLASILATSQLARREDRDGRGVEDLLAHIESEAHRASAITHDLLRFSRGDAAERRRESIHALARRAVDATRPFARAHGATVELVLDDVDAEVEISTIAIEQAVVNLIHNGIEAAVGKRAAVTVTTVSTPDSARIVVSDNGRGLTRDELAHIFEPFYTTRAGRGGSGLGLSVARRAVEDHGGTLTAQPLAGAGARFEIRLPVAPVVPSPPDGGGADEGARGTLA, from the coding sequence GTGCCCGTCCCGCCGTCCGCCGAGACCGACGACGACGCTTCGCTCACCCGCTCCCGCCACCGCGTGCAGCGCGTGGCGCTCGCCGGCTGCTTCGCCGTCTCGGTCTGGACGGCCCTCTACCAGTCGGTTCGCGGCTCGCTCGGCTTCGGCCTGTTCGGCTTCGCGTGCGCCGCGCTCGTCGGCGTCGTGTGGCGCCGTCTCGACCGGAGCCCGCCGTCGAGCCGCGCGTCGCTCGTGATCGTCGGCGGCATCTTCGCCACCTCGTTCGGGATCGCGGTGCTGACGGGCGGCCGCTGGCCCGGCGGCCTCTACTTCATGACGCTCGTTCCCGCCGCCGCCGTGCTGATGCTCGGCCGCCGCCAGGCCGTCGCGTGGACGGTGCTCACCGTCGTCGCGATCGCGGCCATCGGCTTCGCGTCCGACGGCGCCGCATCGTTCCCGATCGCCGTCGATCCCGCCGAGACCACCTCGGCCCACTTCCGGATCGCCGTCTCGCTCGCGCTCATCATCGGCTGGGTCGCCCACTCCTACGACGCCGTGCGCGAGCAGGACGCGCGCGACCTGCGCGCCGCCACCGCGGCCGCGAAGGAGAGCGAGCTGCGGTTCCGCTCGATCACCGAGTTCGCGACCGACATGATCCTCGAGTTCGATCGCGGCGGGCGGCTGCTGTTCGCGAACCGCAAGGTCGGCGAGGTGCTCGGGCCCGAGGCGATGTCGCCCGACGCGCTGACCGCGCTCCCGTTCGTGCACGCGGACGACCGGAGCCGGCTCCGCGACGCGCTCGCGACGCTCGCGGACAAGGGCTACGTGCGCGCCGACCCGGTGCGCGTGCGCGCCGCGGGTGGCGACTGGCGGTGGCTCGAGATCGCGATCCGCGCCTTCGACCGCGAGGACGGGCAGCGACGCACCGTCGCCGTGGCGCGCGACGTGACGGAGCGGCGCAACCTCGAGCACGAGCTCGTCCGGCGCGAGGCGCTCGCCGCGGTCGGCTCGATCACCGCCGGCATGGCGCACCAGGTGAACAACCCGCTCGCGTCGATCCTCGCGACCTCGCAGCTCGCGCGCCGCGAGGACCGCGACGGCCGCGGCGTCGAGGACCTGCTCGCACACATCGAGAGCGAGGCGCACCGCGCCTCGGCCATCACGCACGACCTGCTGCGCTTCTCGCGCGGCGACGCCGCGGAGCGGCGGCGCGAGTCGATCCACGCCCTCGCCCGGCGCGCGGTCGACGCGACCCGCCCCTTCGCGCGCGCGCACGGCGCGACCGTCGAGCTCGTGCTCGACGACGTGGACGCCGAGGTCGAGATCTCGACCATCGCGATCGAGCAGGCGGTCGTGAACCTGATCCACAACGGGATCGAGGCCGCGGTGGGCAAGCGCGCCGCCGTCACGGTGACGACCGTCTCGACACCCGACTCGGCGCGCATCGTCGTCTCCGACAACGGCCGCGGGCTCACGCGCGACGAGCTCGCCCACATCTTCGAGCCCTTCTACACGACGCGCGCCGGGCGCGGCGGGTCGGGGCTCGGGCTCAGCGTCGCGCGGCGCGCCGTCGAGGACCACGGCGGCACGCTGACCGCGCAGCCCCTCGCGGGCGCCGGCGCGCGCTTCGAGATCCGCCTTCCCGTCGCCCCCGTCGTGCCCTCCCCGCCCGACGGCGGCGGAGCGGACGAGGGCGCGCGCGGCACGCTCGCGTGA
- a CDS encoding sigma-70 family RNA polymerase sigma factor, whose product MPPTPFHGDAPDAERALGDRELAELYARTFRGMSAWLAGRTRETADAEDLAQETFLRAMQTADAYRGDSSPESWVFGIARNVLRHHYRSRRARKRGGDLVRVGFDDEVERAGLVTPFDEVHARLDLDDLSGRVRAAVGDADWQLLAAHHVEDEPIEALAARTACSSSAIKSRLHRARARLEPLLREAAF is encoded by the coding sequence ATGCCCCCCACACCCTTCCACGGCGACGCGCCGGACGCCGAGCGCGCGCTCGGCGACCGCGAGCTCGCGGAGCTCTACGCGCGCACCTTCCGCGGCATGAGCGCGTGGCTCGCCGGGCGCACGCGCGAGACGGCCGACGCCGAGGACCTCGCCCAGGAGACGTTCCTGCGCGCGATGCAGACCGCCGACGCCTATCGAGGCGACAGCAGCCCCGAGTCGTGGGTGTTCGGGATCGCGCGCAACGTGCTGCGCCACCACTACCGCTCGCGGCGCGCGCGCAAGCGCGGCGGCGACCTCGTCCGCGTCGGCTTCGACGACGAGGTCGAGCGCGCGGGCCTCGTCACCCCGTTCGACGAGGTGCACGCGCGCCTCGACCTCGACGACCTGTCGGGCCGCGTCCGCGCCGCGGTCGGCGACGCCGACTGGCAGCTGCTCGCCGCGCACCACGTGGAGGACGAGCCGATCGAGGCGCTCGCCGCGCGGACCGCGTGCTCGTCGAGCGCCATCAAGTCGCGCCTCCACCGCGCGCGCGCCCGGCTCGAGCCGCTCCTGCGCGAGGCCGCGTTCTAG
- a CDS encoding response regulator transcription factor, translated as MAKQILVVDPDDASRAQIVSKLETNQIRALEATDGRQALEVAHDARPDLVVTELVLGDITGLNLCRRLREDPALDPMPVVVLSRYADEVDRILCFELGVDDFVPKPFSANELVARLKAILRRPPARANTAAAPGAHGAAPPRPGEVRIGDLVVEATPRELQILAELVRQEGRVVSREEILERVWEPGTTATPRTVDAHIKALRRKLGRARDCIRTIRGIGYRYEPIPGKPISTPA; from the coding sequence TTGGCGAAGCAGATCCTGGTCGTCGACCCCGACGACGCGTCCCGCGCCCAGATCGTCTCGAAGCTCGAGACGAACCAGATCCGCGCCCTCGAGGCGACGGACGGCCGCCAAGCGCTCGAGGTCGCGCACGACGCGCGACCGGACCTCGTCGTGACCGAGCTCGTCCTCGGCGACATCACGGGGCTCAACCTGTGTCGGCGACTGCGCGAGGACCCCGCGCTCGACCCCATGCCCGTGGTCGTGCTGTCTCGTTATGCGGACGAGGTCGACCGCATCCTGTGCTTCGAGCTCGGCGTCGACGATTTCGTTCCCAAGCCCTTCTCGGCGAACGAGCTCGTCGCGCGGCTGAAGGCGATCCTCCGCCGGCCGCCCGCGCGCGCGAACACCGCCGCCGCCCCCGGCGCGCACGGCGCGGCGCCCCCGCGTCCCGGCGAGGTGCGCATCGGCGACCTCGTCGTCGAGGCGACGCCGCGCGAGCTGCAGATCCTCGCCGAGCTCGTGCGCCAGGAAGGTCGCGTCGTCTCGCGCGAGGAGATCCTCGAGCGCGTGTGGGAGCCGGGGACGACCGCGACGCCGCGCACCGTCGACGCGCACATCAAGGCGCTGCGCCGCAAGCTCGGCCGGGCGCGCGACTGCATCCGCACGATCCGCGGAATCGGCTACCGCTACGAGCCGATCCCCGGGAAGCCCATCTCGACGCCGGCGTGA
- a CDS encoding DUF3450 family protein: MHPFLSGARARRRLARCALATFALSTLGTPAVAPAAQDFREKMGKWVEARQVASKEKSDWDAEKETLRATRDLLRQQRDALRAEIEELEAQGTASDDERRDLLLERGDYLRTERALEEDVRAMEQAIVALAPRLPEPLQKKLEILLVQIPDDPETTKVPLGARLMNVLGVLAQAEKFDSTATFVGETRQVGDEKLQVRTLYWGLAQAIYVDAQGRTAGIGRPGPNGWEFTNDPDLASDARHLLDIYEGNVDTIEFVRFPVEAR, from the coding sequence ATGCATCCCTTCCTGTCGGGAGCGCGCGCGCGGCGACGCCTCGCCCGCTGCGCGCTCGCGACGTTCGCGCTCTCGACGTTAGGTACGCCCGCCGTCGCGCCCGCGGCCCAGGACTTCCGCGAGAAGATGGGGAAGTGGGTCGAGGCGCGGCAGGTCGCCTCGAAGGAGAAGTCGGACTGGGACGCGGAGAAGGAGACGCTGCGCGCGACGCGCGACCTCCTCCGCCAGCAGCGCGACGCGCTGCGCGCCGAGATCGAGGAGCTCGAGGCGCAGGGGACGGCCTCGGACGACGAGCGGCGCGACCTGCTGCTCGAGCGCGGCGACTACCTGCGCACGGAGCGGGCCCTCGAGGAGGACGTGCGCGCGATGGAGCAGGCGATCGTCGCGCTCGCGCCTCGGCTGCCCGAGCCCCTGCAGAAGAAGCTCGAGATCCTGTTGGTCCAGATCCCCGACGACCCGGAGACGACGAAGGTGCCGCTCGGCGCCCGCCTCATGAACGTCCTCGGCGTGCTCGCGCAGGCGGAGAAGTTCGACTCGACCGCGACCTTCGTCGGCGAGACGCGACAGGTCGGCGACGAGAAGCTGCAGGTCCGCACGCTCTACTGGGGGCTCGCGCAGGCGATCTACGTCGACGCGCAGGGCCGCACGGCCGGCATCGGCCGCCCGGGACCGAACGGCTGGGAGTTCACCAACGACCCCGACCTCGCGAGCGACGCCCGGCACCTGCTCGACATCTACGAAGGGAACGTCGACACGATCGAGTTCGTGCGCTTCCCGGTGGAGGCGCGCTAG
- a CDS encoding MotA/TolQ/ExbB proton channel family protein, whose amino-acid sequence MAVRVRFRFVAALACAMLCAAAPAAAESFDAAQRQLDAKLDAALKDLARTRDQIAKEKIPLSRELSQLEAQVLALREQRASLQKAHDSRTIDMTSLRKQVTSLREQDEFLTSRLTEFTRDFEARLDISETPQYEALTGAALLADKDANLDALGKRAARVAVVKAALDRLSEQLGGRVYAGQALGPDGVLTQGTFVAVGPTTFYASEDGRQSGLVEARLNAADPVVVPLPDGLGDEIAKVAQNGAGELPLDASLGKALKIEKARKSLLGYIEDGGVVGLVIVVLGLSAVALTGFKALEIGRFEVAKGGDLDAILDELARGRQEAAAVRARAVPGVAGDLLVTGVTHAGEKRGVIEELLFEKILRARPGLERFLPFLAITAGAAPLLGLLGTVTGMIKTFQLITIFGTGDAKSLSSGISEALVTTALGLIVAIPTLVMHGALSRMAKRKLGMLEELSVGFVNGVMAIRHGDENKPLAPGPRALVDQALAEEGE is encoded by the coding sequence GTGGCCGTTCGAGTGCGATTCCGGTTCGTCGCCGCGCTCGCGTGCGCGATGCTCTGCGCGGCGGCGCCGGCCGCCGCCGAGTCCTTCGACGCGGCGCAGCGCCAGCTCGACGCGAAGCTCGACGCGGCGCTGAAGGATCTCGCGCGCACGCGCGACCAGATCGCGAAGGAGAAGATCCCGCTCTCGCGCGAGCTGTCGCAGCTCGAGGCGCAGGTGCTCGCGCTGCGCGAGCAGCGCGCCTCGCTGCAGAAGGCGCACGACAGCCGCACCATCGACATGACGTCGCTGCGCAAGCAGGTGACGTCGCTGCGCGAGCAGGACGAGTTCCTCACGAGCCGCCTCACGGAGTTCACGCGCGACTTCGAGGCGCGTCTCGACATCAGCGAGACACCGCAGTACGAGGCGCTCACCGGCGCCGCGCTGCTCGCGGACAAGGACGCGAACCTCGACGCGCTCGGCAAGCGCGCGGCGCGCGTCGCCGTCGTGAAGGCGGCGCTCGACCGGCTGTCGGAGCAGCTCGGCGGGCGCGTCTACGCGGGCCAGGCGCTCGGCCCCGACGGCGTGCTCACACAGGGCACGTTCGTCGCGGTGGGCCCGACCACCTTCTACGCGAGCGAGGACGGGCGGCAGAGCGGACTCGTCGAAGCGCGGCTCAACGCGGCCGACCCGGTCGTCGTCCCGCTGCCGGACGGGCTCGGCGACGAGATCGCGAAGGTGGCGCAGAACGGCGCCGGCGAGCTGCCGCTCGACGCGTCGCTCGGCAAGGCGCTCAAGATCGAGAAGGCGCGCAAGTCGCTGCTCGGATACATCGAGGACGGCGGCGTCGTCGGCCTCGTGATCGTCGTGCTCGGCCTCTCCGCCGTCGCGCTCACGGGCTTCAAGGCGCTCGAGATCGGCCGCTTCGAGGTCGCGAAGGGCGGCGATCTCGATGCGATCCTCGACGAGCTCGCGCGCGGACGTCAGGAGGCCGCGGCCGTGCGCGCGCGCGCCGTCCCGGGCGTCGCGGGCGACCTGCTCGTCACCGGCGTCACGCACGCGGGCGAGAAGCGCGGCGTGATCGAGGAGCTGCTGTTCGAGAAGATCCTGCGCGCGCGGCCGGGGCTCGAGCGCTTCCTGCCCTTCCTCGCGATCACCGCGGGGGCCGCGCCGCTGCTCGGCCTGCTCGGCACCGTGACGGGCATGATCAAGACCTTCCAGCTCATCACGATCTTCGGAACGGGCGACGCGAAGAGCCTCTCGTCGGGCATCTCGGAGGCGCTCGTCACGACGGCGCTCGGCCTGATCGTCGCGATCCCGACGCTCGTGATGCACGGCGCGCTGTCGCGCATGGCCAAGCGCAAGCTCGGCATGCTCGAGGAGCTCTCGGTCGGGTTCGTGAACGGCGTGATGGCGATCCGTCACGGCGACGAGAACAAGCCGCTCGCGCCCGGGCCGCGCGCGCTCGTGGACCAGGCGCTCGCAGAGGAAGGAGAGTAG
- a CDS encoding MotA/TolQ/ExbB proton channel family protein: MSQILHIWLSGGWVMIPLFGLAVVLYAQAFQLGMFVRRTDLSNEDEMLWWDWVRKPEAAHGRVGEIIDYTQADASSAKQVRNRFDEVRSALVGLIDRRSRFLQMLVATAPLLGLLGTVLGMLRTFYGIATSGGAETAGVVAAGISEALVTTETGLMIALPGLFAVMLIQRKRHAIEAQLARLESMTLTSLRFE, translated from the coding sequence ATGTCGCAGATCCTGCACATCTGGCTGAGCGGCGGGTGGGTGATGATCCCGCTCTTCGGCCTCGCGGTGGTGCTCTACGCGCAGGCGTTCCAGCTCGGCATGTTCGTGCGGCGCACCGACCTCTCGAACGAGGACGAGATGCTGTGGTGGGACTGGGTGCGCAAGCCCGAGGCCGCGCACGGCCGCGTCGGCGAGATCATCGACTACACACAGGCGGACGCGTCGTCGGCGAAGCAGGTGCGCAACCGCTTCGACGAGGTGCGCAGCGCGCTCGTCGGCCTGATCGATCGACGCTCGCGCTTCCTGCAGATGCTCGTGGCGACCGCGCCGCTGCTCGGCCTGCTCGGCACCGTGCTCGGCATGCTGCGCACGTTCTACGGCATCGCGACGAGCGGCGGCGCGGAGACGGCGGGCGTCGTGGCCGCGGGCATCTCGGAGGCGCTCGTGACCACGGAGACGGGCCTCATGATCGCGCTGCCCGGGCTCTTCGCCGTGATGCTCATCCAGCGCAAGCGCCACGCCATCGAGGCGCAGCTCGCGCGGCTCGAGAGCATGACGCTCACGTCGCTGCGGTTCGAATAG
- a CDS encoding biopolymer transporter ExbD, translated as MARRSVMEEEEPTEINLSAMIDCIFILLIFFIVTTVFVEEKGLQVAKPDSAASSAVEETRSVTLELGADGKVTIDGKGVSLADVPARVKSGMIDEETPVVIRANAKAPHGAFVAVWDAAKRGGAQALSFDTVN; from the coding sequence GTGGCCCGCCGATCGGTGATGGAGGAAGAGGAGCCGACCGAGATCAACCTCTCGGCGATGATCGACTGCATCTTCATCCTGCTCATCTTCTTCATCGTGACCACGGTCTTCGTCGAGGAGAAGGGCCTGCAGGTCGCGAAGCCCGACTCCGCCGCGTCCTCCGCCGTCGAGGAGACGCGCAGCGTCACGCTCGAGCTCGGCGCCGACGGCAAGGTGACGATCGACGGCAAGGGGGTGTCGCTGGCCGACGTCCCCGCGCGCGTGAAGAGCGGCATGATCGACGAGGAGACGCCCGTCGTCATCCGCGCGAACGCCAAGGCGCCGCACGGCGCGTTCGTGGCCGTCTGGGACGCCGCGAAGCGCGGCGGTGCGCAGGCGCTCAGCTTCGACACGGTGAACTGA
- a CDS encoding biopolymer transporter ExbD has translation MARRSILDEADSGTAIDLSPMIDCIFILLIFFIVTTVFVEEPGIEVTKPDATVDADLEKNSIIVAISADNKVVYGGREVGVAGVGARVRQLLAKDDLPVIIQADVRTEHGVFSDVWSEVKNAGAKKISVSTRND, from the coding sequence GTGGCGCGCCGCAGCATCCTCGACGAAGCCGACTCCGGCACGGCGATCGACCTGTCGCCGATGATCGACTGCATCTTCATCCTGCTGATCTTCTTCATCGTGACGACGGTCTTCGTCGAGGAGCCGGGCATCGAGGTGACGAAGCCCGACGCGACCGTCGACGCCGACCTCGAGAAGAACAGCATCATCGTGGCCATCTCCGCGGACAACAAGGTCGTGTACGGCGGGCGCGAGGTCGGCGTCGCGGGCGTCGGCGCGCGCGTGCGTCAGCTGCTCGCGAAGGACGACCTGCCCGTCATCATCCAGGCCGACGTGCGCACCGAGCACGGCGTCTTCTCCGACGTCTGGAGCGAGGTGAAGAACGCGGGCGCGAAGAAGATCAGCGTCTCCACGCGGAACGACTGA
- a CDS encoding energy transducer TonB, with amino-acid sequence MPRPGEKGTPRTYRAPDARGTAPRAVLFGAAVALAVFVAMALAQMIGDHEPPEETLEDMSIAYKAPDVLEIEEEEAPPPEEEEPPPELESEPPQLSLDQLDIALNPGTGGSLAGDFGMPTFATSASDLDTEGFVDFSNLDQVPRPIGVAGFDFPRRLLKKKVDGRIVLLIKLDAQGNVLEVEVDSSNLPDFDGFVLGEVKRWKFTPPTQQGKPVKAKARLPIPIHIS; translated from the coding sequence ATGCCGAGGCCGGGCGAGAAGGGCACTCCGCGCACCTATCGCGCACCGGACGCCCGCGGAACGGCGCCGCGCGCCGTGCTGTTCGGCGCCGCGGTCGCGCTCGCGGTGTTCGTGGCGATGGCGCTCGCGCAGATGATCGGCGACCACGAGCCGCCCGAGGAGACGCTCGAGGACATGTCCATCGCCTACAAGGCGCCCGACGTGCTCGAGATCGAGGAGGAGGAGGCGCCGCCGCCCGAGGAGGAGGAGCCGCCGCCCGAGCTCGAGAGCGAGCCGCCGCAGCTCTCGCTCGACCAGCTCGACATCGCGCTCAATCCCGGCACGGGCGGCTCTCTCGCGGGCGACTTCGGCATGCCGACGTTCGCGACGAGCGCGAGCGATCTCGACACCGAGGGCTTCGTCGACTTCTCGAACCTCGACCAGGTGCCGCGGCCGATCGGCGTCGCGGGCTTCGACTTCCCGCGGCGCCTGCTCAAGAAGAAGGTCGACGGCCGCATCGTGCTGCTCATCAAGCTCGACGCGCAGGGAAACGTGCTCGAGGTCGAGGTCGACTCGTCGAACCTCCCCGACTTCGACGGCTTCGTGCTCGGCGAGGTGAAGCGCTGGAAGTTCACGCCGCCCACGCAGCAGGGGAAGCCCGTCAAGGCGAAGGCGCGTCTCCCCATCCCGATCCACATCAGCTGA
- a CDS encoding tetratricopeptide repeat protein, whose translation MHRSLPLGRSLAILVALLALAAPVARAAEPVPWTGPDVLDDPQWRKHFLGSYGFLSGAEPQPSATELELLREVIEVMKANPQAAAKMLEGQVGDGSSAALDFVLANLQFQSGAHDAALANYERAIAKFPDFRRAHKNLGLLYVQKGHAWPKAVEHLSRAVELGDRDGRNFGLLGFAHLNLENFLAAEEAYRQAVLAEPSVRDWKLGLARALLSMEKYAEAVSIFDMLIAENPEDASAWMGQANAYIGLEKPEAAAVNLEAVRMMGKAQTSSLVLLGDIYMNAGNTELAKDAYLEVIRSDATGGSFETAVRAADLLLRTRAYDAAGDVLRTIDGRYAGLARDDELQVLTLKAKLARATGRKQEAAKLLESVVERDGTRGDALIELASFHASQGNTAKALFLLERAESLDAYAYPALLEHAQLLVGEKDYAKAAELLRRALQLRSEPRVERFLALVEESIRP comes from the coding sequence ATGCACCGCTCCCTCCCGCTCGGACGCTCCCTCGCAATCCTGGTCGCGCTGCTCGCGCTCGCGGCGCCCGTCGCGCGCGCGGCGGAGCCGGTGCCGTGGACGGGCCCCGACGTGCTCGACGACCCGCAGTGGCGCAAGCACTTCCTCGGCTCGTACGGCTTCCTCTCGGGCGCCGAGCCGCAGCCGAGCGCGACGGAGCTCGAGCTCCTGCGCGAAGTGATCGAGGTGATGAAGGCGAACCCGCAGGCGGCGGCGAAGATGCTCGAGGGCCAGGTGGGCGACGGCAGCAGCGCGGCGCTCGACTTCGTGCTCGCGAACCTGCAGTTCCAGAGCGGCGCGCACGACGCCGCGCTCGCGAACTACGAGCGCGCGATCGCGAAGTTCCCCGACTTCCGCCGCGCGCACAAGAACCTGGGCCTGCTCTACGTGCAGAAGGGCCACGCGTGGCCGAAGGCGGTGGAGCACCTGTCGCGCGCCGTCGAGCTCGGCGACCGCGACGGTCGCAACTTCGGCCTGCTCGGCTTCGCGCACCTGAACCTCGAGAACTTCCTCGCCGCGGAGGAGGCCTATCGACAGGCCGTACTCGCCGAGCCGAGCGTGCGCGACTGGAAGCTCGGCCTCGCGCGCGCGCTGCTCTCGATGGAGAAGTACGCCGAGGCCGTCTCGATCTTCGACATGCTGATCGCCGAGAACCCCGAGGACGCGAGCGCCTGGATGGGACAGGCGAACGCCTACATCGGCCTCGAGAAGCCGGAGGCCGCCGCCGTCAACCTCGAGGCCGTGCGCATGATGGGCAAGGCGCAGACGTCGAGCCTCGTGCTGCTCGGCGACATCTACATGAACGCGGGAAACACCGAGCTCGCGAAGGACGCCTACCTCGAGGTGATCCGCAGCGACGCGACCGGCGGAAGCTTCGAGACGGCCGTGCGCGCGGCCGACCTGCTGCTCCGCACGCGCGCCTACGACGCGGCCGGCGACGTGCTCCGCACCATCGACGGGCGCTACGCGGGGCTCGCGCGCGACGACGAGCTGCAGGTGCTGACGCTCAAGGCGAAGCTCGCGCGCGCGACGGGACGCAAGCAGGAGGCGGCGAAGCTGCTCGAGTCCGTCGTCGAGCGCGACGGCACGCGCGGCGACGCGCTGATCGAGCTCGCGTCGTTCCACGCGTCGCAGGGGAACACCGCGAAGGCGCTCTTCCTGCTCGAGCGCGCCGAGAGCCTCGACGCCTACGCGTACCCCGCACTGCTCGAGCACGCGCAGCTCCTCGTCGGCGAGAAGGACTACGCGAAGGCGGCCGAGCTGCTGCGGCGCGCCCTGCAGCTGCGCAGCGAGCCGCGCGTCGAGCGCTTCCTCGCGCTCGTCGAGGAGTCGATCCGCCCGTAG